In one window of Enterobacteriaceae endosymbiont of Plateumaris pusilla DNA:
- the rpoZ gene encoding DNA-directed RNA polymerase subunit omega: MARLTVENAIKKIGNRFDLILIAAKRARQIQIRGKSPLLSKENDKTTVLALREIEQGLINKEILNNYEQLENQEFHSLKIKPINIKY, translated from the coding sequence ATGGCTAGATTAACTGTAGAAAATGCAATAAAAAAAATTGGTAATCGTTTTGATTTAATTCTTATAGCTGCAAAAAGAGCAAGACAAATACAAATAAGAGGTAAAAGTCCTTTATTATCTAAAGAAAATGATAAAACAACAGTTTTAGCATTAAGAGAAATTGAACAAGGATTAATAAATAAAGAAATTTTAAATAATTATGAACAACTTGAAAATCAAGAATTTCATTCTTTAAAAATTAAACCTATAAATATTAAATATTAA
- the gmk gene encoding guanylate kinase, with product MTTGNLFIISAPSGTGKSLLLQLLLKNNILKFNIKLSISYTTRMKRIGEINGKDYYFISKKKFKKMIINNEFLEYAKVFGNYYGTSKKNIDNFLKNNIDVFLNIDWQGAMQVRKKKTQVCSIFILPPSINELHRRLYIRGKDHIDIINQRMLQSKKEIYHFHEYDYLIINNHIHDAIFDLKNIIYAEHLKTKIQFNIYNKLIKKLLKE from the coding sequence ATGACTACAGGAAACTTATTTATTATTTCAGCACCTAGTGGTACCGGTAAATCTTTACTTTTACAATTATTATTAAAAAATAATATTTTAAAATTTAATATAAAATTATCAATTTCTTATACAACTAGAATGAAACGTATAGGTGAAATAAATGGTAAAGATTATTATTTTATATCAAAAAAAAAATTTAAAAAAATGATAATAAATAATGAATTTTTAGAATATGCAAAAGTTTTTGGAAATTATTACGGTACTTCTAAAAAAAATATTGATAATTTTTTAAAAAATAATATAGATGTTTTTTTAAATATCGATTGGCAAGGAGCTATGCAAGTTAGAAAAAAAAAAACTCAAGTTTGTAGTATATTTATATTACCTCCATCAATAAATGAATTACATAGAAGATTATATATTAGAGGAAAAGATCATATAGATATAATTAATCAACGTATGTTACAATCAAAAAAAGAAATATATCATTTTCATGAATATGATTATTTAATTATTAATAATCATATTCATGATGCAATTTTTGATTTAAAAAATATTATTTATGCAGAACACTTAAAAACAAAAATACAATTTAATATATATAACAAACTTATTAAAAAATTATTAAAAGAATAA
- the pmbA gene encoding metalloprotease PmbA — protein sequence MEIFSTIIEERNILESKMLDFTILAKKEIKNFEITIKKIIGFNTHIRYGMIKISEFYKNESFFINVYKNYQKGYAETNNLSINNIKNTINYAVNLSNYTSYDICLGLPKYKLLISDNIDLNLFHISKINKTKCILLLKESEEIALNMDKRIITSNGGDFNSFAVIHIFANSLGILQSYISTYYSLYLSVIAKENNKMECNYSYSISRSIIDLYPAEKLGKDSAQKSLNKLGSCKIKTQKSPIIFSSEIAFSLFKHLAELINGYHIYQKLTFLFNSLNKMIFPEWLNIIEDPHVLKGLGSRPFDNEGVRTKKTMIVKNGILKKWLLNNYTANKLNIENNGHAGGIYNWYINSKNYINYNTLIKKMNKGLIVTELMSDGINSITGDYSRGVCGFWVENGKIKFPVSEITISSNLKKIWLSILEISNDIEKKNSIQCGSILISEMTISGF from the coding sequence ATGGAAATATTTTCTACAATTATAGAAGAACGTAATATTTTAGAATCTAAAATGTTAGATTTTACAATATTAGCTAAAAAAGAAATTAAAAATTTTGAAATAACAATTAAAAAAATAATTGGTTTTAATACTCATATTCGTTATGGTATGATAAAAATATCAGAATTTTATAAAAATGAATCATTTTTTATTAATGTATATAAAAATTATCAAAAAGGTTATGCTGAAACTAATAATTTATCTATAAATAATATAAAAAATACAATAAATTACGCAGTAAATTTAAGTAATTATACGTCATATGATATATGTTTAGGATTGCCTAAATATAAATTATTAATATCAGATAATATTGATTTAAATCTTTTTCATATTTCTAAAATAAATAAAACAAAATGTATTCTTTTACTTAAAGAAAGTGAAGAAATTGCATTAAATATGGATAAACGTATTATTACTAGTAATGGAGGTGATTTTAATAGTTTTGCAGTGATTCATATATTTGCAAATAGTTTAGGAATATTACAGAGTTATATTTCTACATATTATTCGTTATATCTTTCTGTTATAGCTAAAGAAAATAATAAAATGGAATGTAATTATTCATATTCTATCTCAAGATCTATTATAGATTTATATCCTGCTGAAAAATTAGGTAAAGATAGTGCACAAAAATCATTAAATAAATTAGGATCTTGTAAAATAAAAACTCAAAAATCTCCAATAATTTTTTCAAGTGAAATAGCATTTTCTTTATTTAAACATTTAGCTGAATTAATTAATGGATATCATATTTATCAAAAACTAACATTTTTATTTAATTCATTAAATAAAATGATTTTTCCAGAATGGTTAAATATTATAGAAGATCCTCATGTTTTAAAAGGTTTAGGATCTAGACCATTTGATAATGAAGGAGTACGTACAAAAAAAACAATGATAGTAAAAAATGGGATATTAAAAAAATGGTTATTAAATAATTATACAGCAAATAAATTAAATATTGAAAATAATGGACATGCTGGAGGAATATATAATTGGTATATTAATAGTAAAAATTATATAAATTATAATACTTTAATAAAAAAAATGAATAAGGGATTAATTGTAACAGAATTAATGTCAGATGGAATTAATAGTATTACAGGAGACTATTCTCGTGGAGTATGTGGTTTTTGGGTTGAAAATGGAAAAATAAAATTTCCAGTAAGTGAAATTACAATATCTTCAAACCTAAAAAAAATATGGTTATCTATTTTAGAAATTAGTAATGATATTGAAAAAAAAAATTCTATACAATGTGGATCTATTCTTATATCTGAAATGACAATTTCAGGATTTTAA
- the ppa gene encoding inorganic diphosphatase, whose product MNLNKVSSGNKVPDDINVIIEISSNSKPIKYEVDKKSGILFVNRFISTTMFYPCNYGYINNTLSLDGDPLDVLVPTQYPILPGSVIRCRPIGILNMTDESGEDIKIIAVPHKKISQEYNNINDINDLSIFLKKQITHFFKHYKDLEDGKWVKIDKWYNIDIAKKEILFSISRFKKKYL is encoded by the coding sequence ATGAACTTAAATAAAGTGTCTTCTGGTAATAAAGTACCAGATGATATTAATGTTATTATTGAAATATCTTCTAATTCAAAACCAATAAAATATGAAGTAGATAAAAAATCAGGAATATTATTTGTTAATCGTTTTATTTCTACAACAATGTTTTATCCTTGTAATTATGGTTATATAAATAATACGTTATCTTTAGATGGTGATCCTTTAGATGTATTAGTACCTACTCAATATCCTATTTTACCTGGATCTGTGATTAGATGTCGTCCTATTGGTATATTAAATATGACAGATGAATCTGGAGAAGATATTAAAATAATAGCTGTTCCACATAAAAAAATTTCTCAAGAATATAATAATATTAATGATATTAATGATTTATCTATTTTTTTAAAAAAACAAATAACTCATTTTTTTAAACATTATAAAGATTTAGAAGATGGAAAATGGGTTAAAATTGATAAATGGTATAATATAGATATTGCTAAAAAAGAAATTTTATTTTCTATTAGTAGATTTAAAAAAAAATATTTATAA